Genomic segment of Euwallacea fornicatus isolate EFF26 chromosome 11, ASM4011564v1, whole genome shotgun sequence:
aaaattgctttttttgcatttatgtATCTATCGTGAGCTCATTTTTGATTGCTCGAAGATGCCTCGACCTTTCTCTGACTTTGGTTTTCCTTTGAAAACAATGTTGATTTGATTAATATTCTTCGAAAATTCCAACGATAATGTGATCAGGTTTCGCAACGGTACAAGCGACCTTTCTATAACATAATTTGCCTTGAATGACCGCTTGCCCACGGGACCCATTAGCATTTAAAACGCTGACCACTTggatagaaaaaaaactggtttatttttaatggaaaaacgaTGGATTATGTTAGGCGGCTCGCTTGAATTATGAACAAAAGCAGAAGGAATCACACTAGGAAATGTAACCGGCTGTGTTGCAACTTATGCAACATTCATTTAGTATTGTAAGTCGGAATAATAATGTTATGAACAGTTGGGTGTTACAGCTGCATTACGGCCTCGAGAATTTCATTTACTGTTAGGTGAAGCATCGTACAATTTCAATTTGCTTTGTGATAAACGACTTTGAATAACTAACTCTGGGTATGTgggttaataaatatttttttggatttattgAGGGCTATAAATTCACTAACTAACTAACCTACAGGCAGTCCTAATTGAAAGAGAAATTTCAAGGTGATCGTCCAAGCCGGCATCCTCTAAACTCGAGGCCCGCACCTGAAATTCTCTCACGTCTTATCGCATacataaaagagaaaattagcATGCTGTAGTAGAATTTCTACGTTACGTCACGTCCTTGTTATAATCTGACTAATGAAAACAAAGATACGGCGGGTGATACTTCGTTGTCGTTGTCGTGGTTCCTCCCTCATTCTCCCCCTGAAAAGATGCAGAAGATAGTAGTGCTTGAGGATCTTGGCAACCTCTTGCAGGTGTCCGTACATCTCCATTCTCGGAAATTAATGTTGCATAAGCGCCGTTTTTTCGCCCGTTTCCGCGGTCATGATTTATTCGCTTTTAATGACATTGCTTTGCTGGTTTTATTTCTCACAATGAGAGGATGCCTCCAAGAAGCGAAGTAATAGGGCGACTTTCCATTTCAATTACGTTCATTTTCCGTTATATATTTCTTTGAGCAATAAGCGATCAATTACCTCACGTTTAAATCGCTATTATGCAATCCTGTCGCTTTTGAGTAATTAACATCATTTGAATTAAGGCGAGCAGTTGCCACACTCGCACGCATATCTAGAACGCGCACAAGTCGAGAAGAAGAATGCCGTTTCATCGGTTGCTCAATGCGAACAAGTTGCGCTATAAGCACCGCCATTGTTCACCGGATTTTACCCGGAAAGTTAAGTTTGTTAGTTTCATAGATAAATCCTTGGACACGATACTCgttttcagataattttttctaattaaaattatggcATTGTTAATTTTGGGATATCGGTTGCTCAGCTCGAAAACAGccaatattagtttttttttttttttttttgaaaataacccCAGGTGTATGGTGCTAAAATCAAAATGgtaatattttcagataattttcttaaaaaaataataattctacaGTATCTATTAACGTGCTTGTCGTGGTCttggaaaaacgttttttcttAAGTGCCTCCAGTCTGCTTTACGACTGGGCTGATggctttttttttactttttactttttacttaCGTGTTAACCAAGGAACGACCAGAAGCAGGTTGGTTCAGGTTAGCGGTTGATCCGAGATGCACACTTTCGTCTCGTTTTCATACTCGCAAACAGACATTTGGATCGAACGGTGACGAGGCCGTTTGCCTTGACTATGAAACGGGATACTTTCTTGTTTGGAATATATCCATTCATCTTCACATTAGACGCTTCGGAATTTGAGTAAATAACATAGAACTCGATTGAAAAACGACGGTCAAGATGAAACCAATTTACTGCTAGGATTCAATCTTCGAAAATTTTCTCGTCAAAATTGAGTTTTCTCACAGAATCGTTGTCAATTGAGGACCCGAAATTGTCGCAGTTTCTTCATAGGCGGATTTAGCTATTTAACGTCACGGTTAATCGTCAAATAATTACcggttgaatttttttggtgTTGGCTGCGATTTGAGATGAAATTACGTTCAAGTTTATTATGGTTGAGCCATAAAGATGACTCATGTTCGTGGGTTTGCACGAGACTTGTGTCGGACTAACACAGATATTTTCCCAAGAAGTCGAAAACTGAAGCTTTAACATTAACCCGCATAAGCATTAAcgagaatgattttttttccactgGCACCAAAGCAGAATTGACAGTCGTAGTAACGATTGTTGttgcaaattatttaaacgtaAAAAGCAGCTCCTGCATGTTTCTCTCCTACGTCCGTACTAGAGACGGTTTTTTTCGATTCTAAAAAAAgccatttttcttgtttcaggCAACGTAAAGACCTCCCTTTTATCTGGCAGCAAATTCAATGTGTCCTGGCACTTGGGTTACCCCCATAAGGTGAGTTtcttgaatttacaagaagtCCGTTTGTGTGCTCAACCACAGGGGAAACTAGGAACTCGGAAGTCGGAAGGAATTAAAGAACGTGGcgtttcgaaattaaataaattctgaTGATTTTTCGGGGTATTTAGTCacttcattaaatatattttatctcaaaattttaaaaataagaaaatttttttaccgaACCTCAACACGTAACACCTTATCGTAATCGAAAaaagctaaattaaaaaatgtaaaaatccaaaatggcggctataaaaagtttttcatgGTTGGCAAAAAACGGATTGCCGGATTtcaaatattgtaatattgCCACGTTGTTGAAAAAGACAAACTGCCCTAATAATATGATAATTATgtatttccatttattttaccTAATAAGCTGaaagacaattttaaaaaatcaccatAATCGATTAAATTTCGAGCGACACTATGGAACTTCAAATAGCGCCATTTTACTTCAGTGTAACTAACTCCCCTGGTTTAGCTTCAGAAATGGGGCCACCCTTTATGTAGGAACCTTGTACATATCTATATTTGTGCCACAAATGAGCGTCATATCCAATTAAATTGCAGTAATTGTGCAAAAAAAGCATGTCAATTACAATTGCCGGGCACGTACGGCTTTAAAAATGCGGGCAATTAGTTCGTCGCACTCGCCCGCTTTGAACTTTCCATTATTATTGCCAAATCAGTAGAAGAAAGCTACGTTTTTCTTGCATGTAGGGGGGCTTCAAGATTCAGCTGCTTGATGAGTTAGAGAGACCGGTCCTGGATCTTACGCCTCAAGTGGAGGGCTCTGAGTTCGTCTCTGATGATGCCacgtaagtttttttaattgttatagGGGTTGGGATTAAAATAGAGAAATTTCAGAGCTCAAACGTATCAAGTCCAGCTGCCCAGTGATTTTACCTGCCTCAACTGTACCCTCAGATTGCTCAGGCAGGCTTTAGAGTGGGGATCGAGCTACCGGTTTTGGTCTTGCGCAGATGTCAACATAAAAGCCCGTATGTATCTTAATTACAACTAAAGCTGTACTTACTctcgaataaaatttaattcccttttttttttaatcaagtcGGATATAGATTAGAATTGCTAAGGGAATTAGCTTGTCcacgaaaaatgtgttgaaaataaatgccAAATGTAGGAAGTTAGATTAAAAAACGgggaaataaagaattttttgttcaaactGGATGGCAGGTACGTCAATTCTGATAACGTTATTTGAAAACGTGCACACCAAATGTCCGGCATTAGTATCAAAAGTAACAAAGATAGAATTTCTATGAGTGATCACTTCCAGGTAAAGAATTCCGCGAATCCTGCAGCAACCACGGCCGTTATCTACTGGGTAAATGTAAATGCGACCGTCTTTATTACGGCTCCGTCTGTCAATTTCGCGACGAATGCCTAGAAAACAGCGATTGCGGCGCACAGGGCGTCTGCGTAGACATCGAAGCCAGCACGGCACCCCAGCGACAGTGCTACTGTCAACTAGGGTGGTTCGGTCCTGGCTGTAACAAGCGTTCCCCGGTTAAATCCGCCGAAATCGACTTCGATCTATACAACGAGCGCAAGCTCTCAGACACGTTCAAGCTTTACTGGAGAATTTTGAAAGATCAGCGCGAATTGGAAGCCGTTATGGTCGTGAATGGGACGAGCTATGCAGCCTTAGGATGGAGGCCCTTGGGACTGACCAAAAGttgcaaaaattttcctcAGATTGGTCCAGTTGAAAAGGTGGAAAATGCGTCTGAGCCTAAAAGCAAAGGTGAGCCCGAGCCCAGAAGTGAACCTGAGCCTGAGCCTGGAACCGAATCGGAACCAATGACTACAGAGAAGCTGCGAAAGTCCACTTACAGCAGACGATCAGCTGCTGTTTCCACTCCGGCAGCTTTTCCTGATGCGGATAAAGTGGAAACCAGTATTTCCTTTCAAGTGAGCAAGAAGTCGAGCAAGAGTAAGCGGGATGTTAAACAGCAGGAGGAGATTGCAGGTACGTTCCCGGTTGACTATGACATTAAGTTTGTCTAGATTGATTGAGCGGTTCAAAGAGTTGTACAACTTTCCAGGGGCAGTTTTTAACATTGATTAGACTTAGGGGCGCTCCCTAATACTAATAATGGTGATGGTTTTACTTCTCTTTAGAAACCGAGGAGCCTGAAGGAGCAGAGGTGGAGCCAACTTTCGAGCCTGAACGCGTCTCAGAGCCGGAACCTACTTCCCTTTCTGAAACCGAATCAACTTCGGAATCTAATTCTGAACCTCTTCCTAACTCGGAACCTATATCTGAGGCTACATCTCAAACTCCCGACGAAGAATCTGAACTCACAACCATTATCCACTCTTTTCGGCACGGCAAACTCGGCCAGCCTGATCCTAATAAAGAACGTTTTTCTGAGTCACAACCTGCTCCTGAACCCTCTTCTGAACCATCGCCCGAACCCACTTCGGAACCGGCTCCTGAACCAAACACCGAACCTTCTCCAGAACCCAATTTTGAACTTGAACCTACTTCCGAACCCGAAACTGAGCCTAAATCCGAGCCTGAGCCTAACTCAGAGCCGGAGCCTAGTGTAAAAACGCACGCTAGTTTAGAGGCCGCACCAATAAGCAAGGGAAATAATGAAGGTAATGGAAGTAACATTGATTCAACTACTAATAATCGATGATGTTATAAATGGGGGTGATGGTGGTAAAGTGTGTCTCGTTCGTCGAATTCGACTGCGAGATTGGGGATTCGAGATTGATTAGTTGGAAAAAATCGGTTGAAAATGATTGGTCACTTACTTAAAGacaaatctttaaaaataacgatGTAAGGAATTTTTCCGAACTGGCTTATAGATAGGTCAAAAATAAGCAACAAAAACGTGAGGAACTTTCTCAAAACCAAACCATATTTGCTTTTTGTCATTGAAAATAACATCGGCAATATTAGCTTTAACACAAAACCGAGCTTTTTGTATCATAAATCATCGCGAAGTCGTTCGCCGTCATACAATACATAATAAAGCACCTAATTAAACAATCTTAACAGGCGGCGAGAATCTCAACCCTTACACCCCAAGACACGACTTTAACCCCATGGATTGTACTGATATCGTTATCGGCTCCGCCAGGGGTACTGCGAGCCGAATTGGGGATTATTACACTAGAGACCGGTAAGAGTACATCAATACATAAATAGAGAGATAATATTAATTGGCTTGAGGGTAGATCTACTCCGCACATGGACATCTACTGGGGAGGGAAGAACGATCTGACCGCCGCACTCGGGTTTGAGAAGGACGGCATCACAACCattttatttaggaaaaagtTGGATGCCAAAGAATCTTCAGATCATGCGATTGAGGAGGGTTTGATGCATGTAATTTTCGCGCAGGGACAGGAAAATGGTAGTTCATTTCAGGATGAaaaatctttctttttttatgtgaGAATCTTTTAGGAAAGTACGTCCACGTACCGAAATCAGGGGTCGAGACCTCAAAAGTCTCAATTAAAGATTTCTACAAACCCGACGAGTTGAAGTACCATGGCCACGCCTCCCAACGCGGAGTTTTGACTCTTAACTTCTTCGGTGAGTTCCTTTTTAGGCTCCGTTCCTGTCCCTCTGTACAAAAGATCAATCCGTAGAAAGTAAAAATGAGGTTAAGCCGGCGGGTGCAGGGGCCACTAATAGATCCGCTCAAAACACGGACTGTGGCGGCGAATGGAAAGTACCCAAGGACTGTGACCCAACCAATTACACGTGCGAGTACTCGGCCAAGTGGGAGCTGGTCCCCCGCAAGGATGAAATTCGTTTTACCATAACAACAAGTCATACGGACACGTGGACGGGTATCGGATTTTCAAATGACGAGCGCATGTCCCAAACCGATGCCATTTTGGGATGGGTAGACAAAACTGGACGACCGTTTTTAATGGACACGTGGATTACGGGATACACTCAGCCGTTCCTTGATGCcagtcaaaatatttataacacgAGCGGTGGGtccatttattttgaaatgttgTATCTTATAGGTGACAATCATGTTCGACATACATCACATATTATTGCAGCCAAACGTCATGTATCACACCTGATATGGTGATTATATGAGATATCACACACGCTATATGTATACACAACATATTGCACTTGATCTTAGTTGACAGTCTTTAggttttttctattttgagTTGGTTTTAGGACGCATAATCAACGGAGTGACCACCTTGTCTTTCTCGCGCAAACGCATGACCAACGATCCTAAAGATTTGGCCTTTACCGACGAACAGTGTCTCTTCATGATGTTTCCAGTGCGTGGAGGTGCCTTCAACAGCGTCaacaagaaaataagaaaacacGAGGCGGTTCCGGTGGTCAGTGCAGAAAGAATTTGCATCAGATCGTGCGGAAATGATGAAGTCTATGACTATCAGACTACCACCGAAGTGCCTGGTCTGAGTTACACGGTCGAAGTGAAACTAATCGAATTGGGAGAGAACTTTGTGGCCCCTAAACCAGGATCGGTCCAGTACCACGATCTAAGCAACTCAATTTCCAACAACATTGGGCCAGTTTTTAAGGGCCTCGCCGGTTTCCGGAGGGTGTTGGTGGACGATTTGAGGGCGTAAGTTACTCTCTGTAGCGAAATTATTCGGTTTTAAGATAGATTTTTAGCGAGGATAACAATATTGTAGCGGTGATGAATCTACAGCTCGATAAAGTTGCAGCGGAGAAAGGCCGATCTTTAAACGATCTTGAGGACACTGACGAGCAAGTGCACAAAACTATTCAAGAAAGCGTGGGATCGGGACGTATTGGAAATCTTAAAGTCGATCCGCGGTATCTCGTGTTCGAACCACAGAGCTGTAAGTATCAAGACACACTCCAGACCAATCTGCAACGCGACTTTTTGTGTGGCTGAGGTGTGAcctaataaaacaaaattgcagTAACTACCAATCTGATCGCCAACTCGGATTCCTCGACTGCAAGTTCGGGTTTCTTCGATATGCCCTCCACCAAGCTCTATATCGTGCTCAGTTGCATCGGCGCACTGGTGTTGGTGGCCCTTGTACAGGCCGCCTGCACCGTCTACCGTGCGTCTGGTCGGCGCAACTCCCACCGCCACAAGGTAACGTCATTGTGAGGCCTGGAAAACAACGAAAGTATCGCTctatctctctctttctctccctCGCATACACGTACGTCCATTGTGTTTAGAGGTGTCGAAGTAGCGATGCTTTTCGTGTTAGTTTTGTCATGTTTCTAATATTTATTGGGGGAAATGAGGGTAGTTCTAAACATTGAAACGCTGTGGGGGTGTTTCAGAGGGTGTACAGCGTGCAACTGGACCCGGGCTACTTCTACGAACCCCACTGGGGTTCGTCCGCGCTCCACCCCATCCGCTATAACGTAAACGGGGCGCATCGCCAACAAAGGGGGATGTGGTAGGGCTGCTTGGCCCTGGTGGGGTGAGTTCTATGACGCAATACTTCGTCATACGTGGTTCCGCCTCTTCGTTCCAAAgcttgttttttattaatttaatgcgGTGTCTTTGTCTAGGTGCGATTTAAGGGAAAGATGATGTCGCCATCGTCTTAGTTGAAGAAAGTTAGGTGAAATGAAAACCACATTCCTggagttatttaaaatttgaaattttattattaaaaattttaaaataaaccagttacaaatttttttgacaCTGAGAAATAGGTAACAACGACATTTACTGTTAGGAAAAATCTTAGGTGAACGCGAGTACCACacatttaaagttatttttaaaaatgaaaaataaaaaaaattttctgaactaCGTGGCAGATACATCAAACCGACAGTATTTTTACTTCTTTAAAGCTATTAGAATGCAAGCGGTGGAACCAGAACTATAAAGCGACACGCACCTCAACTTTCGCACAATTAGCGCAGCACCTAACTagtgaacaccctgtgtatataCCCCCTCAAAGTCTGCCGAGTCATACCAAACCAAAAATCCgcaaaacacaaattttaggACCATTTAATCCCGAACTCGGCCTGGAAAGACTACTCCGCCAATACCAACTACGCCTTTGACTCGTTCGAGCGCGAGGACGTTTCCAAGAAAACCCATCAGAACGGAAAAGCCACCCCACGACCGCGTTCTAACCCTCCTCGTCCTCAAGGGAGACCACCCAGCATACCTCCTCAAGTGCCCCCAGGTGACTCACGCAGCTTACAAAGGCCGCGCAGCGCCATTGTATCCCCAAATGATCGGAGTACGTTCTCTTTACCTCGCACTCAGTACGACCGTCATACCGTAGGGGCGGCAAAAGGTGGCCAAATGCCCGCAGATTTCTACTTTATGCCCTCACAACGCAAATATTCAGGTGAAGTGGTCAGAGTTTATGTGG
This window contains:
- the LOC136341754 gene encoding uncharacterized protein isoform X3; the protein is MSVIPRVIPLVVLWWYCVVESEGHVALVFPPARKYDLDFLDSSRTKAPCGMPKGNVKTSLLSGSKFNVSWHLGYPHKGGFKIQLLDELERPVLDLTPQVEGSEFVSDDATAQTYQVQLPSDFTCLNCTLRLLRQALEWGSSYRFWSCADVNIKARKEFRESCSNHGRYLLGKCKCDRLYYGSVCQFRDECLENSDCGAQGVCVDIEASTAPQRQCYCQLGWFGPGCNKRSPVKSAEIDFDLYNERKLSDTFKLYWRILKDQRELEAVMVVNGTSYAALGWRPLGLTKSCKNFPQIGPVEKVENASEPKSKGEPEPRSEPEPEPGTESEPMTTEKLRKSTYSRRSAAVSTPAAFPDADKVETSISFQVSKKSSKSKRDVKQQEEIAETEEPEGAEVEPTFEPERVSEPEPTSLSETESTSESNSEPLPNSEPISEATSQTPDEESELTTIIHSFRHGKLGQPDPNKERFSESQPAPEPSSEPSPEPTSEPAPEPNTEPSPEPNFELEPTSEPETEPKSEPEPNSEPEPSVKTHASLEAAPISKGNNEGGENLNPYTPRHDFNPMDCTDIVIGSARGTASRIGDYYTRDRSTPHMDIYWGGKNDLTAALGFEKDGITTILFRKKLDAKESSDHAIEEGLMHVIFAQGQENGKYVHVPKSGVETSKVSIKDFYKPDELKYHGHASQRGVLTLNFFESKNEVKPAGAGATNRSAQNTDCGGEWKVPKDCDPTNYTCEYSAKWELVPRKDEIRFTITTSHTDTWTGIGFSNDERMSQTDAILGWVDKTGRPFLMDTWITGYTQPFLDASQNIYNTSGGSIYFEMLYLIGDNHVRHTSHIIAAKRFFYFELVLGRIINGVTTLSFSRKRMTNDPKDLAFTDEQCLFMMFPVRGGAFNSVNKKIRKHEAVPVVSAERICIRSCGNDEVYDYQTTTEVPGLSYTVEVKLIELGENFVAPKPGSVQYHDLSNSISNNIGPVFKGLAGFRRVLVDDLRAEDNNIVAVMNLQLDKVAAEKGRSLNDLEDTDEQVHKTIQESVGSGRIGNLKVDPRYLVFEPQSLTTNLIANSDSSTASSGFFDMPSTKLYIVLSCIGALVLVALVQAACTVYRASGRRNSHRHKRVYSVQLDPGYFYEPHWGSSALHPIRYNVNGAHRQQRGMW
- the LOC136341754 gene encoding uncharacterized protein isoform X1; this encodes MSVIPRVIPLVVLWWYCVVESEGHVALVFPPARKYDLDFLDSSRTKAPCGMPKGNVKTSLLSGSKFNVSWHLGYPHKGGFKIQLLDELERPVLDLTPQVEGSEFVSDDATAQTYQVQLPSDFTCLNCTLRLLRQALEWGSSYRFWSCADVNIKARKEFRESCSNHGRYLLGKCKCDRLYYGSVCQFRDECLENSDCGAQGVCVDIEASTAPQRQCYCQLGWFGPGCNKRSPVKSAEIDFDLYNERKLSDTFKLYWRILKDQRELEAVMVVNGTSYAALGWRPLGLTKSCKNFPQIGPVEKVENASEPKSKGEPEPRSEPEPEPGTESEPMTTEKLRKSTYSRRSAAVSTPAAFPDADKVETSISFQVSKKSSKSKRDVKQQEEIAETEEPEGAEVEPTFEPERVSEPEPTSLSETESTSESNSEPLPNSEPISEATSQTPDEESELTTIIHSFRHGKLGQPDPNKERFSESQPAPEPSSEPSPEPTSEPAPEPNTEPSPEPNFELEPTSEPETEPKSEPEPNSEPEPSVKTHASLEAAPISKGNNEGGENLNPYTPRHDFNPMDCTDIVIGSARGTASRIGDYYTRDRSTPHMDIYWGGKNDLTAALGFEKDGITTILFRKKLDAKESSDHAIEEGLMHVIFAQGQENGKYVHVPKSGVETSKVSIKDFYKPDELKYHGHASQRGVLTLNFFESKNEVKPAGAGATNRSAQNTDCGGEWKVPKDCDPTNYTCEYSAKWELVPRKDEIRFTITTSHTDTWTGIGFSNDERMSQTDAILGWVDKTGRPFLMDTWITGYTQPFLDASQNIYNTSGGSIYFEMLYLIGDNHVRHTSHIIAAKRFFYFELVLGRIINGVTTLSFSRKRMTNDPKDLAFTDEQCLFMMFPVRGGAFNSVNKKIRKHEAVPVVSAERICIRSCGNDEVYDYQTTTEVPGLSYTVEVKLIELGENFVAPKPGSVQYHDLSNSISNNIGPVFKGLAGFRRVLVDDLRAEDNNIVAVMNLQLDKVAAEKGRSLNDLEDTDEQVHKTIQESVGSGRIGNLKVDPRYLVFEPQSLTTNLIANSDSSTASSGFFDMPSTKLYIVLSCIGALVLVALVQAACTVYRASGRRNSHRHKDHLIPNSAWKDYSANTNYAFDSFEREDVSKKTHQNGKATPRPRSNPPRPQGRPPSIPPQVPPGDSRSLQRPRSAIVSPNDRSTFSLPRTQYDRHTVGAAKGGQMPADFYFMPSQRKYSGEVVRVYVDYNGQKREY
- the LOC136341754 gene encoding uncharacterized protein isoform X2; translated protein: MSVIPRVIPLVVLWWYCVVESEGHVALVFPPARKYDLDFLDSSRTKAPCGMPKGNVKTSLLSGSKFNVSWHLGYPHKGGFKIQLLDELERPVLDLTPQVEGSEFVSDDATAQTYQVQLPSDFTCLNCTLRLLRQALEWGSSYRFWSCADVNIKARKEFRESCSNHGRYLLGKCKCDRLYYGSVCQFRDECLENSDCGAQGVCVDIEASTAPQRQCYCQLGWFGPGCNKRSPVKSAEIDFDLYNERKLSDTFKLYWRILKDQRELEAVMVVNGTSYAALGWRPLGLTKSCKNFPQIGPVEKVENASEPKSKGEPEPRSEPEPEPGTESEPMTTEKLRKSTYSRRSAAVSTPAAFPDADKVETSISFQVSKKSSKSKRDVKQQEEIAETEEPEGAEVEPTFEPERVSEPEPTSLSETESTSESNSEPLPNSEPISEATSQTPDEESELTTIIHSFRHGKLGQPDPNKERFSESQPAPEPSSEPSPEPTSEPAPEPNTEPSPEPNFELEPTSEPETEPKSEPEPNSEPEPSVKTHASLEAAPISKGNNEGGENLNPYTPRHDFNPMDCTDIVIGSARGTASRIGDYYTRDRSTPHMDIYWGGKNDLTAALGFEKDGITTILFRKKLDAKESSDHAIEEGLMHVIFAQGQENGKYVHVPKSGVETSKVSIKDFYKPDELKYHGHASQRGVLTLNFFESKNEVKPAGAGATNRSAQNTDCGGEWKVPKDCDPTNYTCEYSAKWELVPRKDEIRFTITTSHTDTWTGIGFSNDERMSQTDAILGWVDKTGRPFLMDTWITGYTQPFLDASQNIYNTSGRIINGVTTLSFSRKRMTNDPKDLAFTDEQCLFMMFPVRGGAFNSVNKKIRKHEAVPVVSAERICIRSCGNDEVYDYQTTTEVPGLSYTVEVKLIELGENFVAPKPGSVQYHDLSNSISNNIGPVFKGLAGFRRVLVDDLRAEDNNIVAVMNLQLDKVAAEKGRSLNDLEDTDEQVHKTIQESVGSGRIGNLKVDPRYLVFEPQSLTTNLIANSDSSTASSGFFDMPSTKLYIVLSCIGALVLVALVQAACTVYRASGRRNSHRHKDHLIPNSAWKDYSANTNYAFDSFEREDVSKKTHQNGKATPRPRSNPPRPQGRPPSIPPQVPPGDSRSLQRPRSAIVSPNDRSTFSLPRTQYDRHTVGAAKGGQMPADFYFMPSQRKYSGEVVRVYVDYNGQKREY